In the genome of Deinococcus budaensis, the window CAGCGCCGGGGCGAAAAGCCGCCTGGCGGGCATCTTCCACAGCCTGTCCATGCTGGCGATCATCCTGCTGGTGCCCGGCCTGGTGAGCCTGGTCCCCATGCCCGTGCTTGCCGCCGTGATGATCGTGGCCGGGGTGGGCGCGATCCGCTTCGCGGACATCGGCTTCATCTGGCGCACTGCCGGTTCGGGCCGCTGGGTGCTGGCCGTGACCTTCCTGGCGACGCTGCTCGTCTCGGTGGCGGCGGCGGTCGCGGTCGGGGTGGTGACGGCCATCGTGTTCAACTTCTACTCCGCGACCCGGACGGTGCAGGTGCGGGCGCTCGTGCAGCAGGAGGACGGCGAGATTCACATCGTGGACCCGCCCAGGGAACTGCCGAGCCGCAGCGTCACCGTGCTCGAGGTCTACGGCAGCCTCTTTTTCGCGGCGGCCCGCACGCTCGGGGACCTGTTGCCGAAGCCTGGCGGGGCCGAGCGCCCGGTGGTGGTCTTGCGGCTGCGCGGCAACTACCAGATCGGGTCCACGCTGATCGAGGTGCTGAACGACTACGCGCACAACCTGGCCCAGGCGGGGGGTCGCCTCTACCTGGTCGGCATGGACGAACAGATGAGTGCCCGCCTCCAGCGCGCCCGCCGGTTCGATCTCGACCAGGAGGTCGTCATCATTCCGGCGAGCGATGTCCTGGGGGGGTCAACGCGGGAGGCGGTGTCGGCGGCAGCGGAGTGGCTGCGTCAATCTGGAGACAACGTGGACGTGAGTGACGAAGTGGCGGCATGGAAGGATTAAGGCGTGGGGCGGTGTTAAGCGGGCGGGCTGTGCCTCAGCGGTTTGTCCGTCTCTTTCCTGAGGCTGCCCCGCCCGTCCACCCCCTCTCCTGCGGAGCTGCACCAGTCTGCTTCGCAGCTCTCCGAGTCCCAACCTCTTCCCTCACCAGGGACGGGCGGCAGGGAGGGCGACCGTGAGTGACCCGATGCCCGCCACCGCCAAGGCCGCCCCCGGCGAGTCGCGCTGGAGCAAACTGCGGCAGGACACCGTCGCCGGGCTGATCAACGCCGTCGTGAGCGTGCCCGACGGGCTGGCCTCGGCGGCGCTGGCGGGGGTGAATCCGGTCTACGGCCTCTACACCAGCATCGCTGCGCCGGTCGCCGGGAGCGCCCTGGTCAGCGCCCAACTGATGCAGATTTCTACCACCACTGCCTCGGCCCTGGCGGCGGGGCAGGCCATCGCGGGCTACCCGGCGGCCCAGCGCGACGGGGCGCTGTTCCTGCTCGTCCTGCTCGTCGGCGTGTTCCTGGCGATCTTCGGCGTACTGCGGCTCGGGAGGCTGGTGCGCTTCGTCTCGCACGCGGTGATGACCGGCTTCCTGACCGGGGTGGCGGCGGTGCTCGTCCTCGATCAGCTCGCGCCGCTGGTGGGGTACAGCCCACGGGGTGCCAACGAGATCGTGCAGTTCGTGGACCTGCTGCGCAATCCCGCGCAGTTCAACGTGCCCACCATCCTGACCGGCGTGGTGGCCCTCGCCCTCGTCTTCGGGCTGGCGCGGACCCGGCTCGCCACGCTGGCCTCCCTGGTCGCGCTGGTCGTGCCGACGCTGCTGGCCGTTCTGTTGGGCTGGGGGGCGGTGGAGCAGGTGGCGGACGTCAGCCCCATTCCGCGCGGCCTGCCCACGCTGACGCTGCCGAACCTCTCGCTGCTCTCGGTGCCGCTGCTGCTGGCGGCCTTCTCGCTCGCGGTGGTGATCGCCGTGCAGGGGGCGGGGGTCAGCCAGAGCGTGGAGAACCCCGACGGGCGCCCGGTCAACCCCTCGCGGGACATGATCGCGCAGGGCGTGGCGAACGCGGCGAGCGGCCTGCTCTCCGGCATCCCGGCGGGTGGCTCGGTCGGGCAGACGGCACTGAACGTCAGCGTGGGCGCCCGCACCCGCTGGGCGGGCATTTTCGGCGGCGTCTGGATGCTCGCCATCGTGCTGCTGTTCCCCAGTCTCGTCGGGCGGGTGCCGATGGCGGTGCTTGCGGCGCTGATGATCCAGGCGGGGATCAGCGCGATCAACACGCGCGAGGTGCGCTCCATCTGGAAGACGGGCGGCGCGGCGCGCTGGTCGATCCTGGTGACCTTCGTGGCGACGCTGCTCCTGTCGGTACCCGTCGCGGTCGCAGTGGGCGTGGGGCTGACGGTCATCCTGTTCCTGTCCTCGTCCGCGAGCGACGTGACCGTGCGCGAGCGCGTCACCCTGCCCGACGGGCGCGTGGCCGAGGTTGTCCCGCCGAAGACCCTGCCCAGCGAGGAGATCACCGTGCTCGACGTGTACGGCAGCCTCTTTTTCGCGGGGGCGCGGACGTTGCGGGAAGTGTTGCCCAGCCCCCAGGGCAGCGCCCGTCCGGCGGTGGTGCTGCGCCTGCGGGGCCGCACGCGGGTGGGCGCCACCCTGATCGAGGTGCTCGACGACTACGCCGACGACCTCGCGGAGGTGGGCGGGCGGCTGTACCTCAGCGGGGTGGACGAGGACGTGGGCGAGCAACTGCGGGAGGCGGGCAAGCTCGACATGGGCGGTTCCGTTCATGTGGTGCCCGCCGGGGAGGTGGTCGGGGACTCGACTGCGCAGGCGGTGGCCTCCGCGAGTGGTTGGCTGGGCAGCACGCGGCAGGGCACGCCGCGGATGAAGCGGGCGTAGGAGACCAGGAGGCAGCATGTTTCAACAGCTTCAACAATGGGCTGTCCAGATCGAGACGTTTCTCGACTACGACCGCAGCGTGTCCGACGTGGGCGGGTTCGAGATGGCCCTGCGGACGATCCTGATCTACCTCTTCTCGCTGTTTCTGGTCCGGATCGGGAGCAAACGCTTCCTGAACCAGGCGTCGGCCTTCGACGTGATCATCGGCATCATGCTCGGCTCGGTGATGAGCCGCGCGATCAACTCCTCGGCGCCGCTCTTTCCCACGCTGGGCGCGGGGCTGGTCCTGATCGGCCTGCACGCGCTCCTCGTCCGGCTGGCTTACCGCAGTGGCTGGTTCGGCCCGCTCGTCAAGGGCAACCCGGTGCTGCTGATCAAGGACGGCCAGCTCCAGATGGAGGGACTGCGGGAAACCGGCGTCGCCAGGAACGACCTCGACCAGGCGCTGCGGCTGCAAGGCCGGACGACGGACCCGTCCGACATCAAACTCGCCTACCTGGAGCGCAACGGCCAGATCAGCATGGTCTCCCAGGACAGCGGGCCGCGCGTGCTGGAGGTGAAGGTGGAAGATGGGGTGCAGACGGTCCGCATCCGGCTGGAGTAGTTGGCAGGGCGCGTAGCCGGGAAGGGAGATGGGGACGGGGCAACCAGGCGCGGAGGCACAGGACAGACGACCAAGAGCAGCACAGGGAGGGAAAAGCTATGGACCTGGGGTTGAACGGCAAAACGGCGCTCGTCACGGGCGCAGGCTCCGGCATCGGGCGGGCGGTGGCGCTCGCTTTCGCGGCGGAGGGCGCGAACGTCGTCCTGACCGACCTGAAGCAGGAGGGCATGGACGAGACGCTGCGGCTGATGCGGCAGGCAGGCTCCGGTGAGGGCGCGACCCTGATCGCGGACGCGGGGAGTCCTGAGGACCACCAGCGGGCTGTGGACCTGGCCGTGGAGCGCTTCGGCGGCCTGCACGCCGCCTGCAACAACGCCGGGATCGGCGGCGAGACGAACCCGGTGGCCGACCTCAGCCCGGAAGGCTTCCGCAAGGTCATTGAAGTCAACCTGCTGGGCGTCTTTTACGGGATGCACGCGCAGATTCCCGCCATGCTGCGCGGCGAGGGCGGGGCCATCGTGAACATCGCCTCGATCCTGGGGCAGGTGGGCTGGGAGAACTCCTCGCCCTACGTGTCCTCCAAGCACGGCGTGGTGGGCCTGACCCGCTCGGCGGCGCTGGAGTACGCGCAAAAGGGCGTGCGGGTGAACGCGGTCGGCCCCGGCTTCATCCAGACCCCGATTCTGGGCCAAGACCAGGCGGCGCTCGACCACCTGGCCTCGCTGCACCCGATGGGCCGGATGGGGCAGCCGGAGGAGATCGCCAACCTCGTCGTCTTCCTGTGCAGCCCCCGCGCCAGCCTGATGATCGGGGGCTACTACCCGGCGGACGGCGGCTACCTGGCGAAGTAGGGAGCGGGGGCTGAGAGGGGCGGAGGGGCAAGCGGCCCCCGCTGGGCCTGCCGGAACCCCGGCGCGGGGTCCCGACAGGCCCTGAAAGGGCGCCCACCTCTGCCCCGCCAGAACGCCTCTCGGAGGCGGCACGTTCGTCCCTCAGACTTCGCCCCCGAAAGGTCACCATTCATGCAAAAACCACCCCCCGTCCGGATCGTCAACCTGCTGCCCAGCGCCCTGATCGTGGTCGGCGTGCTGCTGCTGCTGAGCTTTTTCGGGCGGGTCAGTTCGGCGCTGCTGGCGGTCACGCTGGCGGTGCTGCTGGCGACCGCCCTGAATCCGGTGGTGGTCTTTTTCGAGCGGTGGATGCCGCGCGGGGTGGCCGCCGTGCTGACCGTGCTGCTGGTGCTGGGGGGTCTGCTGGGCCTGGTGTGGCTGGCGGTGCCGCCCATCGCCGCGCAGTTTGCCGACCTGCTTCAGGGGCTGCCCAGAGACGCCGCGCAACTGGAGGGCCTCTTGCGCGAGTGGCTGGACCGCACGCCGCAGCTGGCCGCCCTGGCGCAGCAGATCGACCTGGACGCCCTGGCCCGGCGCGCGGTGGGGTGGCTCTCCAACCTGTTTCCCGTGCTGCTCTCGGTCACCGGGGCGGTGGCGTCCTTTCTGGTGCTGGCGGTGGTCACCTTCATCACGCTGCTGTTCGCGCTGAGCAACCCCGTGCCCCTGATCAACGGCGTCCTGGGCGCGCTTCCGCAGCGTCACCGCCCGCAGGCCAGAGAGGCGCTGGCGAACGTGCTCAACCAGATGGGCGCCTGGGGCCGGGCGCAGGTGCTGGTCATGCTGATTATCGGCGTGGGCATGGCCGCCGGGCTGTACCTGCTGGGCGTCGAGAACTGGCTGGTCTTCGGGGTGATCAGCGCCCTCGGGGAACTGATTCCGAACCTCGGCCCGGTGCTCGCCGCCGTTCCGCCGGTCCTCTTTACCCTGCTGGGCGATCCGCAGCTGGCCTTCTATGTCGCCGCCTACGCCGTCGTGCTGCAACAGGTCGAGGGCAACCTGATCGTGCCCCTGCTGATGGGCAAGGCCGCCGAGATGCATCCCTTCTCGATCACGGTGGGGGCGGTGCTGTTCGGCAGCGTCTTCGGGCTGGTGGGCGCGGTGCTGGCCGTGCCTTTTTTGATCGTGATCAAGGCCGTCTACGAGACTTTCTACCTCGACCGGCAGCCGGAGGTGTCCGAACAGAAGACCGAGGACCTGATTCACGGCGAACTGGCGCAGGCGGCGCCCGAGCAGGGCGGGCCAAAGGATCGGCCCTGAGGCCAGCGGGGCAGGCTCCCCTGCGGACCGGGGGCCGCGCTCAGGAGGGGTCGGCGGCGGCCTTTGGCCGGGCGCCCGCGCCCTGGGGCGCGCGCTCCGGCGCGGCGCGCTGGGCCTTGGCCTGGTACATGCGCTGGTCGGCCAGGCGCACCACGTCGCTGATCGCCGCGCACTCGTGGCGCCAGGCGATGCCGATGCTGGCGCTCACGCCGTCCACGAACGGCACCTGAAGGCGGTCGTAGGCCCACGCCGTGAACGCCTCCGGAGGCCCCGGAAACTGGGTCATCAGCAGCAGGTACTCGTCGCCCCCCATCCGGTAGACCCGGCCCCACGGCCCCGTGACCCGCAGCAGCCACACGGCGTACCCCTTGAGCAGCGAGTCTCCCAGCGCGTGGCCGAAGCGGTCGTTGATCGCCTTGAAGCCGTCGAGGTCGATAAACACCACCGCAAAGGAGGTCGAGGTCGCGTCCAGGGCGTCCAGATCGCCCTCAAAGGCGTGGCGGTTGGGCAGGTGCGTGAGGGCGTCGGTCTTGGCCGTCACCGCCAGGGCCGCGAGCTGGTTGCTCAGAAAGACGTTGGTCTCGCGCGCCTCCAGATACAGCAGCCGGAGTTCCAGCACGGCCAGGGCGAGGGGCGAAAACTCCAGCTCGGGCACCGCGCTGACCGCGTGGTCCGACTCTGCCCCCAGCCGCTGCGTCCGGGTGCCTTCCCCAGACGGCTCTCCTGCCCACGCCACCGGGACCCGGTCCCCGCCCTCCTGCGACCACAGGGTGACGCCCCGCAGGCCCCCCGTCCGGTGCAGGAGCGCGGCGAGCAGGTCGGCTCTGGATTCGGCGGCCATCAGCGCGAGCAGCGCGTCAGTGGAGGGTTCTGGAAAAGCGGCCATCGTGTTCGTTAGAAATATCACTCCGGGTGGGCCGGGGTTGGTGTCGCGTGTCTGAATACATTCTTGCGGGTGGCGCGGGGGCGCTGGCCCGCTTGAGCCACGGGCGTCCGCTGGAACTGGTCCACTGGAGCCGGTTCGCTGCGGCCGCCGCTCCCGCCTCCCGGGTTCCGGGAAGAGGCCGCGCCGCAGGCCTGCGGCGCGCACGCAAAAGGCGCGGGCCGCTTCTTTTACACTGTCCGGGTGGGTAATCCCTTGATCGAGTTCGGTATCCTGGTGCTGCTGCTGATTCTCAACGGCTTTTTCTCCGGGTCCGAACTGGGCGTCATGGCCTCGCGCAAGTCGCGCCTGCAAGCCCGGGCCAGCGCTGGACACGGCGGCGCCCGGCGCGCCCTGGACCTCGCGGAGCGCCCCGGCATCTTTCTCGCCACGGTGCAGATCGGCATCACGCTGATCGGCACCATCAGCGCCATCTTTGCCGGGGGCAGCCTCACGGGGCCAGCAGAAGCGCTGCTGCGGCCGCTGTTCGGCCCGGCCGCCGCCACGGCCGCCTCGGTCGCGGTCGTGCTGCTGGTGACCTTTCTGTCGCTGGTGCTGGGCGAACTCGCGCCCAAGAGCATCGCCCTGCGCAACCCCGAGGCCCTGGCCGCCCGGGTCGCGCCCTTTTTTCAGCGGCTCTCGCGGGTGGCCCGCCCGGTCGTGTGGCTGCTGGAAACCACCACCCGGGGGCTGCTGTGGGTGGTCGGCATCCGGGGAGAGCCGCAGGAAAAGGTCACCGAGGAAGACGTGCGCGCCCTGGCGCTTCAGGCGGCGGAAAGTGGCGGCCTGGAGGAGGGCGAGACCGAACGCATCGACCGGGTGCTGCGCTTCAACGACCGCCGCGCCCGCGAGCTGATGACCCCCTGGCCGGACGTGGTGACGGTCGACGTGACCCTGCCCCTGAGTCAGGTGGTGGACCGGGTCCTGGCCTTTCCGCACGACCGCTATCCGGCGGTGGACGCGCGGGGCGAGGTGCTGGGGCAGCTCAACGTGGTGGACGTGCTGCGCGCGTCCCGCACGGGCGAGGCGCTGCCTGGCCTGCTGCATCCGGTGGTCTACATGCCGGAGACCGCCTGGGCAGAAGACGTGCTGGCCCGGCTGACCAGCGAGGGGCACCGCCGCCTGGCGATCGCCGTGGACGAGTACGGCACCCTGTCCGGGCTGCTCACGTCCACCGACCTGCTGACGGAACTGGCGGGGGCGGACTCCCCGCCGGAGGAGGGCCTGATCGTGCGGCGCGAGGACGGGTCCTACCTGGTCGACGGCGGGATGCCCATGCACGACCTGCGCGACACCCTGCCGCTGCCCCGGCAGGGGCGCGAGGACTTCAACACGCTGGCAGGCTACCTCCTCGAAGCCCTGGGCGAGTTCCCGTCGGTCGGCGCCCAGACCGAGGTCGAGGGCTGGACCCTGGAGGTCGTGGACCTGGACGGGCCGCGCATCGACCGTGTCCTGATCTTCCCGCCCCACGACGTGGTGCTCGTCGACCTGCGCGGCCTCTGACCCCACCCCCCTGACCCTTTCCAGGTCAAGCTGGTCCACGCGCCCAGGGCCGTGCCCGTGCGCTGAGCAGCGGCGCGGAGCCGCAGCGGGCCGGGCACGTCCCGGCTCAGGCTCAGGTTTCCCGCAGCAGGGCGTGGACACGGCTCTCCAGCTCCTCCCACTCCACGGCCGTCTGCCGTCCGGCGTCGAACTCCGCGCCCAGCTCGGCGTGCAGCGCCTGCACCCCCGGATGATGCTTGTCCAGCTCCCGCCCGGTGTGGCCCTTGATCAAGAAGATCAGGCCTGCCAGGCCGCTGTCCTTGGTCAGGCTGACCTCCAGCGGGCGGCCCAGCAGCCCCGGCACGTCGAAGGGCGCGTACATCGGCCAGAACTTGTTCAGCCCGTCCGCATGAATCCCGGCGCGGGTCCGGTGGGCGTCGCGCCCGTAGAGCGGGTACTTGGCGGGCACCCCCTGGCCCAGCGCCCCGTACAGCTCGGCCAGGCTGTTCAAGGCCGGGAAGTTCGGCCGCTCCACGAGGCCCAGGCCCACCAGATGCAGCAAGGCGCCCTCCAGCGGGGCGTTGCCGCTGCGCTCGCCCTTGCCCAGCAAGGTGCCGTTGATGGCCGCGCAGCCCGCCAAGACGGCCGCGAGGCAGTTCGCCACGATCAGGTGCGTGTCGTTGTGGGGATGAAATTCCAGCAGCTCGCCCGGCACGCCCGCCGCCCGCAGCTCGCGCACCATACCGGGAACGCTGCGCGGCCAGGCCACCTGCTCCAGCGGGAGGCCGACGCCCATGGTGTCGCACAGGCGGAACTTCGGGGCCTGCTCGGCCGGAAAGTCGGCGGCCAGCGTCTGCACGGCCTCCACGAAGGGCAGGATGAACTCGCGCGGCGCCCGGGTGGCGTCCTCCAGATGCAGCCGGGGGCGCAGGCCCGCGTCCAGCACGGCCGCCACGGCGCCGAGGTAGGCCCCGGCCGCCTGGGCGCGGCCCCCCGGCGTGAACTTGTGGAAGGTGTGGTAGTCGCTGGCGCTCGCCAGCATGCCCGTCTCGCGCACGCCCAGGTGGGCGACCAGCGCCGCGTCCTGGCGGGTGGCCCTAATCCAGGTGGTCGGCTCGACCGGGTGCCCGCCCCGCCAGCGCTCCAGCGCCCCCTCCAGCATGGCGCGGTCCGCCGGGCGGTACACGAAGAACTCCGCCTGCCGCAAAGCCCCCGTCGTTCCGGTGAACTCGCCCATCAGGTCGTAGATGCGCAGGCCCGTCTCGACGGTCAGCGGCAGGCCGCCCTGCTGCCCGTCCCGGTGGGTGGTCTCGGTGGTCCAGGCCTGGACCGGGAGGTCCGCCGGGCGCTTTTCCCAGACGAACGCCGGAAAGTCTCCGGGCGGAAAGGCGTCGGGAAACAGGTTGGCTTCGGCCACGTCGGGCACGGCAGAGGTCGCGGACATGAACCCACGCTAGACATTATCCTCAATGCCGTCAATCTTGATTCGCTAGTCAATGTTAGGGTGAATTCATGTCCTCTCTGACGGCTGCGGAAGCCACCGGGCTGCTGGGCGTGAAGCCCGCCACGCTGTACGCCTACGTGTCGCGCGGGCTGGTGCGCTCGGAACCGGGGCCGGCCGGGACGCGGGAGCGCCGCTACAACGCGCAGGATGTCCACGCCCTGCTGGGCCGCCAGACCGCGCGCCGGGACCCCGAGGGAGCCGTCCACGAGGCGGTGGGCGGCGCGCTGCACTGGGGAGTGCCCGTGCTCGACAGCGCCCTGACCCTGATCGCGGCTGGAAAGCTGCGCTACCGGGGTCAGGACGCGGTCACCCTGGCCCGGCAGGCGAGCGTCGAGGAGGTCGCCGCCCTGCTGTGGACCGGGGACCCGGGGGGCTGGGCGCACTTGCCGCTCAGGGCCAGGATGCCGCTCCAGCCGGTGCCGCACGCCTCGTCGGGCAGCGAGGCCCTCGCTTACGCCCTCGCCCACGCGGGGGCGCACGACCTGACGGCCGGAGACACCCGGCCAGCGGCGCTCCCGGCCCAGGCGGCGCGGGTGCTCAATTTGCTGTACGCCACCCTGGAACGCTTCGGGCGCATCCCGCCTGCCCCGGACCTGGCCTTGCACGCCCGGCTGGCCCGGGTCTGGAACGTCCCGGAGGGGGCCGACCTCCTGCGCCTGGCCCTGATCCTGCTGGCGGACCACGAGCTGAACGTCAGCACGTTCACGGCGCGGGTCACGGCCAGTGGGGGCGCCAACCTGCACCACGTGACCCTGGCCGCCCTGTGCGCCCTCCAGGGCCGCCAGCATGGCCTGAGCGTCGTGGAAGCCTCCGAACTGGTCACCCATGCGCACCGGGACGGCCCGGCCCGGGCGCTGCGGGACGCGGCCCGCCGTCAGGCCCGGCTGCCCGGCTTCGGCCACCGGCTCTACCCGGACGGCGACCCCCGCGCCGCCGCCCTGCTGGCGGCCCTGGAGGAGAACTTTGCCGGTCACCCCGCGCTGAGCGCGGCCCAGGGGCTGGCGGCCCTCGTCCGCGCGGAGACGGGGGAGAGGCCGAATGTCGACCTCGCCCTGGGGACGCTGGGGCAGGTGCTGGGCCGCGAAACGGACGACGCGGTGACCCTCTTTGCCCTGGGCCGCGCCGTGGGCTGGCTGGCCCACGCGCTGGAGGCCATGCTGGGCGGCCAGATGATCCGCCCACGGGCCCGCTATGTGGGCCGGATGGAATAGGGCGGCGCCGGAGGAAACCGTCCCCGACTGCCCCCGCCTCCCGGACAGGGCCAGCCGCATGAAGGTGGGGCCAGCGATGCGCCGACCAGCCGCGCGAGGACGTAGGGGGCGCCCAACGCCTGGGGAACTTGCCCACCAGGGTCAGGGCGGCCGGAAAAGAGCCAGACCCCCCCTTGAGCAGGGGGGTGCCGGATCAACCGTGAGGCCCCGGGGTGTCCCGCTGTCCGGGTAGGGTGACCTATGGACACCTTGCTTCCGGTCTTGCAGAACATCCTCACGCCGCAGGGGGGCTGGTCGCTGGCGTTTCTGGTGCGGATCGTGCTGTCGGTGCTGCTGCTGTACGCCCTGGTGGTGATGATCGCGCGCGCGTTCGGCGCCCGCACCTTCGCGTCGTTTACCTCCTTTGACTTCTTGATCAATGTCGCGGCGGGGTCGCTGGTGGCGAGTTCGATCATGGGCCGCAACCTCGCCGAGGGCGCCCTGGCCCTGCTCTGCCTCGCCGCCGTGCAGTGGCTGGTCTCGTCTCTCAGTGCCCGCTCGCGCCGCTTTCACGACGTGGTGGACAACCCGCCCGTCGTGCTGATCGAACACGGCCGGTATCAGGAGCGGGCGATGCGCCGGGCGCGCATCTCCCAGCAGTCGCTGGACCAGAAACTCCGCAGCCAGGGCGTGGGCGACGTGGGCGAGGTGCGCTTTGCCATCCTGGAGTCGGGGGGCAACGTCTCGGTCATGACGGGCGAGGGCGAGGAGCGGCCCGGCACCTTCCCCCGGCGGGCGGGGTGAGCGGCAGATGACCCACCCGCACACGCACAGCCACGGGCAGAACACGGGCGCCCGGCCACTCGCCCTCGCGCTGGCCCTGACAGGCACCTTTCTGGTCGTCGAGGTCGTCTACGGCCTGCTCTCGGGGAGCCTCGCGCTGCTCTCCGACGCCGGACACATGCTTACCGACGTGATGGCGCTCGTCCTCTCGCTGCTGGCGATCCGCGTCGGGCAGCGTCCGGCCGACCGCCTGCGCACCTTCGGCTACCGCCGCGCCGAGGTCCTGGCCGCCGCCATGAACGCCGGGGCGCTGTTGGCCATCGGGCTGTACATCCTCGCCGAGGCGTACCGGAGGCTGCGCGAGCCGGTCGAGGTCCAGACGACCTCCATGCTGATCGTCGCGTCGCTCGGACTGGTCGTGAACCTGATCAGCGCCCGGCTGCTGGCCTCCGGCGCCGGAAGCAGCCTGAACGTGAAGTCGGCCTACCTGGAGGTGCTGGGCGACCTGCTGGGGTCCGTCGCCGTGATCGTGGGAGCGCTCGTCATCCGCTTCACGGGCCTCACCTGGGTGGACCCGGTGCTGGCGGCGGGCATCGGCCTGTGGGTGTTGCCGCGCACCTGGACCCTGCTGAAAGCGAGCGTGAACGTGCTGCTGGAGGGGGTACCCGGGGGCCTGAATCTGGACGCCCTGCGCGCGGACCTGGCGGCCCTGCCGGGGGTGCGGGGGGTGCATGACCTGCACGTGTGGAGCGTGACGAGCGGGCAACACAACCTCACGGCGCATCTGGTGGCGCCCGCGCCCCGGGGAGACCTGCTCGCGCAGGTCC includes:
- a CDS encoding DUF421 domain-containing protein; this translates as MFQQLQQWAVQIETFLDYDRSVSDVGGFEMALRTILIYLFSLFLVRIGSKRFLNQASAFDVIIGIMLGSVMSRAINSSAPLFPTLGAGLVLIGLHALLVRLAYRSGWFGPLVKGNPVLLIKDGQLQMEGLRETGVARNDLDQALRLQGRTTDPSDIKLAYLERNGQISMVSQDSGPRVLEVKVEDGVQTVRIRLE
- a CDS encoding SulP family inorganic anion transporter — encoded protein: MSDPMPATAKAAPGESRWSKLRQDTVAGLINAVVSVPDGLASAALAGVNPVYGLYTSIAAPVAGSALVSAQLMQISTTTASALAAGQAIAGYPAAQRDGALFLLVLLVGVFLAIFGVLRLGRLVRFVSHAVMTGFLTGVAAVLVLDQLAPLVGYSPRGANEIVQFVDLLRNPAQFNVPTILTGVVALALVFGLARTRLATLASLVALVVPTLLAVLLGWGAVEQVADVSPIPRGLPTLTLPNLSLLSVPLLLAAFSLAVVIAVQGAGVSQSVENPDGRPVNPSRDMIAQGVANAASGLLSGIPAGGSVGQTALNVSVGARTRWAGIFGGVWMLAIVLLFPSLVGRVPMAVLAALMIQAGISAINTREVRSIWKTGGAARWSILVTFVATLLLSVPVAVAVGVGLTVILFLSSSASDVTVRERVTLPDGRVAEVVPPKTLPSEEITVLDVYGSLFFAGARTLREVLPSPQGSARPAVVLRLRGRTRVGATLIEVLDDYADDLAEVGGRLYLSGVDEDVGEQLREAGKLDMGGSVHVVPAGEVVGDSTAQAVASASGWLGSTRQGTPRMKRA
- a CDS encoding citrate synthase — translated: MSSLTAAEATGLLGVKPATLYAYVSRGLVRSEPGPAGTRERRYNAQDVHALLGRQTARRDPEGAVHEAVGGALHWGVPVLDSALTLIAAGKLRYRGQDAVTLARQASVEEVAALLWTGDPGGWAHLPLRARMPLQPVPHASSGSEALAYALAHAGAHDLTAGDTRPAALPAQAARVLNLLYATLERFGRIPPAPDLALHARLARVWNVPEGADLLRLALILLADHELNVSTFTARVTASGGANLHHVTLAALCALQGRQHGLSVVEASELVTHAHRDGPARALRDAARRQARLPGFGHRLYPDGDPRAAALLAALEENFAGHPALSAAQGLAALVRAETGERPNVDLALGTLGQVLGRETDDAVTLFALGRAVGWLAHALEAMLGGQMIRPRARYVGRME
- a CDS encoding AI-2E family transporter codes for the protein MQKPPPVRIVNLLPSALIVVGVLLLLSFFGRVSSALLAVTLAVLLATALNPVVVFFERWMPRGVAAVLTVLLVLGGLLGLVWLAVPPIAAQFADLLQGLPRDAAQLEGLLREWLDRTPQLAALAQQIDLDALARRAVGWLSNLFPVLLSVTGAVASFLVLAVVTFITLLFALSNPVPLINGVLGALPQRHRPQAREALANVLNQMGAWGRAQVLVMLIIGVGMAAGLYLLGVENWLVFGVISALGELIPNLGPVLAAVPPVLFTLLGDPQLAFYVAAYAVVLQQVEGNLIVPLLMGKAAEMHPFSITVGAVLFGSVFGLVGAVLAVPFLIVIKAVYETFYLDRQPEVSEQKTEDLIHGELAQAAPEQGGPKDRP
- a CDS encoding CNNM domain-containing protein is translated as MGNPLIEFGILVLLLILNGFFSGSELGVMASRKSRLQARASAGHGGARRALDLAERPGIFLATVQIGITLIGTISAIFAGGSLTGPAEALLRPLFGPAAATAASVAVVLLVTFLSLVLGELAPKSIALRNPEALAARVAPFFQRLSRVARPVVWLLETTTRGLLWVVGIRGEPQEKVTEEDVRALALQAAESGGLEEGETERIDRVLRFNDRRARELMTPWPDVVTVDVTLPLSQVVDRVLAFPHDRYPAVDARGEVLGQLNVVDVLRASRTGEALPGLLHPVVYMPETAWAEDVLARLTSEGHRRLAIAVDEYGTLSGLLTSTDLLTELAGADSPPEEGLIVRREDGSYLVDGGMPMHDLRDTLPLPRQGREDFNTLAGYLLEALGEFPSVGAQTEVEGWTLEVVDLDGPRIDRVLIFPPHDVVLVDLRGL
- a CDS encoding SDR family NAD(P)-dependent oxidoreductase codes for the protein MDLGLNGKTALVTGAGSGIGRAVALAFAAEGANVVLTDLKQEGMDETLRLMRQAGSGEGATLIADAGSPEDHQRAVDLAVERFGGLHAACNNAGIGGETNPVADLSPEGFRKVIEVNLLGVFYGMHAQIPAMLRGEGGAIVNIASILGQVGWENSSPYVSSKHGVVGLTRSAALEYAQKGVRVNAVGPGFIQTPILGQDQAALDHLASLHPMGRMGQPEEIANLVVFLCSPRASLMIGGYYPADGGYLAK
- a CDS encoding GGDEF domain-containing protein; this translates as MAAFPEPSTDALLALMAAESRADLLAALLHRTGGLRGVTLWSQEGGDRVPVAWAGEPSGEGTRTQRLGAESDHAVSAVPELEFSPLALAVLELRLLYLEARETNVFLSNQLAALAVTAKTDALTHLPNRHAFEGDLDALDATSTSFAVVFIDLDGFKAINDRFGHALGDSLLKGYAVWLLRVTGPWGRVYRMGGDEYLLLMTQFPGPPEAFTAWAYDRLQVPFVDGVSASIGIAWRHECAAISDVVRLADQRMYQAKAQRAAPERAPQGAGARPKAAADPS
- a CDS encoding pyruvate carboxyltransferase; the protein is MSATSAVPDVAEANLFPDAFPPGDFPAFVWEKRPADLPVQAWTTETTHRDGQQGGLPLTVETGLRIYDLMGEFTGTTGALRQAEFFVYRPADRAMLEGALERWRGGHPVEPTTWIRATRQDAALVAHLGVRETGMLASASDYHTFHKFTPGGRAQAAGAYLGAVAAVLDAGLRPRLHLEDATRAPREFILPFVEAVQTLAADFPAEQAPKFRLCDTMGVGLPLEQVAWPRSVPGMVRELRAAGVPGELLEFHPHNDTHLIVANCLAAVLAGCAAINGTLLGKGERSGNAPLEGALLHLVGLGLVERPNFPALNSLAELYGALGQGVPAKYPLYGRDAHRTRAGIHADGLNKFWPMYAPFDVPGLLGRPLEVSLTKDSGLAGLIFLIKGHTGRELDKHHPGVQALHAELGAEFDAGRQTAVEWEELESRVHALLRET
- a CDS encoding DUF421 domain-containing protein, which codes for MDTLLPVLQNILTPQGGWSLAFLVRIVLSVLLLYALVVMIARAFGARTFASFTSFDFLINVAAGSLVASSIMGRNLAEGALALLCLAAVQWLVSSLSARSRRFHDVVDNPPVVLIEHGRYQERAMRRARISQQSLDQKLRSQGVGDVGEVRFAILESGGNVSVMTGEGEERPGTFPRRAG